The sequence CAACAGGCAATTTCGGTAGCGTTCGGGGCCCGGTCATTGCCGTGTTTTTCGGGGTGCAAGGGGTCGGTCATGGGGTGGCATTTGGCAATATTGGCAATAAATACATCTTCGCGTTTAAGCCCCATGGCGGCAATCATTTTGTCCAGCAGTTGCCCGGCACGGCCCACAAACGGGCGGCCTTGGCGGTCTTCATCAAAACCGGGGCCTTCTCCCACAAACATTAAATCGGCGTCCACATTTCCTTCTCCCGGCACGGCGTGAATACGGGTAGCCCCCAGCGGGCAACGGGAACAATTACGAATTGTTTGGGACAATTCTTCCAAGGCGGCTGTTTTTTGGGCGGTGTTCATCATAGGGGCAAACTCCTGATTGGGGGTAGTGGGTACGGCTTCGGGGGTCTTAGCCGGTATGGAGGCTTTTTCGGCACGCTGGCGTGCGCGCGAAAATTCCACCGTTAAGGTTTCGCCTTCCGCCATGCGCGTAAGAGCGGCGGAAACAGGGGCCTTAGCAGGCTGGGCACTTTCCGGGCGTGAAACATCGGCGGCCGCAATGTGTGCAGCCGCCGGTGTAATAAATTCGTCTTCGTCCTGGGAGGCCAAAAAATGTTTTAATTCTTGTGCCAACCGGCCCAGCGAATCTTGTGCCATTATAATCTCATGGGTTCTTTGGCTTTGCGTTCCGCTTCTTTGCGGGCTTCTTCTT comes from Elusimicrobium sp. and encodes:
- a CDS encoding uracil-DNA glycosylase, which translates into the protein MMNTAQKTAALEELSQTIRNCSRCPLGATRIHAVPGEGNVDADLMFVGEGPGFDEDRQGRPFVGRAGQLLDKMIAAMGLKREDVFIANIAKCHPMTDPLHPEKHGNDRAPNATEIACCRKYLEQQISIICPKYIVALGGVSAKALIADAKSLGALRGKFYDLSLDTVTLPRPVKILATFHPAALLRNPGWKKDAWADLQMVMAELGLKGAAK